CGGCACATCGCCATGTCGCCCTGAACCAAACCTCAGAAGTAACCACTCGGGATCAGCCTGTTTTCATAGGCCTCGCGCTCGAGTGCCTCCCGGAAGTCGGGATGAGCGATGGAAATCAGCGCCCTCGCTCGCTCGGCGACCGACCTGCCCTTCAGGTTCACCATGCCGTATTCGGTGGCTACATACATCATGTCCGTTCGCGGTGTGGTCACGATGTTGCATTGGGTCAGACTCGGGACGATTCGGCTGCGCCGTTCTCCACGCTTGTCGTAGGTCGAGGCGAGGCAGATGAATGACTTGCCACCCTTCGATGCATAGGCCCCGCGCACGAATTGCAACTGCCCGCCCGTTCCGCTGATGTGCCGATGGCCGTCGGATTCGGAAGCCGCCTGGCCCTGCAAATCGATCTGCGTGGTGTTGTTGATCGCTAACACGCGATCGTTCTGCATGATGATGTGAGGCAGGTTCGTGTAGTCGACCGGGCAGAAATGAAAGTCCGCATTGCGGTCGATCGTGTCATACAGGTGGCGCGAGCCGAGCGCAAACGTGCAGGCGATCTTGCCGGGATTGAGCTGCTTGCGTGCGCCGGTGATGCGCCCGTCTCGGTAGAGATCGATGATCCCGTCGGTCAGCATCTCGGTGTGGATGCCCAGGTCCTTCACGGGACTTTCGCGCAGCAGGCTGCAGACGGCGTTGGGCATGCCGCCGATCCCGATCTGAAGGCAGGAACCGTCCTCGATCTCGCTGATAATCAGACGTGCGACCGCCCGGTCCACGTCCGTCGGTGGCGGATTGGGCAATTCCGCCGCAGGTGCATCGTCACCTCGGATGATGTAATCCACCTCGCTGATGTGTACTCCGGTCTGTTCGCCCATCACGTGCGGTAGCCCTGACGATTCCTCCACGATCACCATGCGCGCGCGCTCGATCAACGCACGATGCCAAAAGCTGGCCGCGCTCAGGTTGAAGTAACCGTCCGCGTCCATGGGACAGGTCTTGAGAATGACGATGTCTACCGGGTCAATGAAGCGCCGGTAGTAGTCCGGAATCTCGCCGAGGTTGACCGGCAGGTAATTGGCGATCCCGGCGTCGTGCTTCCTGCGGTCATAGCCGGAGAAATGCAGGTTGATCCAGACGAAATGATCGCCGGTCGGGTCTGCCTCCAGTACGGCGCGAGGTCGCATGGTCAGACATGCGCGTATCTTGACGCTGCGCAATTCCTCCATTCGCTGGGCGAGCTCGGCGTCGAAGACATCGGGCTGACAGAGCGAGGCTCCATAGTCGAGCCACATGCCCGATGTGACCAGGCCGGCTGCCTCCTTCGGCGTGATCCTGCGCGCGCCCACCGCTGCGATCCTTTGTGCCATGTTCCTTCCCCCCGGTGATTCAACTGACAGCCTACAAGGTTGAACTGCGTGATCGGTGTAGCCAAAGCGAAAGTGTGCATAGCCTAATTCCCACCTGAATGAATCGGCCGACATTGAGCTGAGCGGACGCCGGTGGAGGTCCGCCCAAGCGAAGGGGTAAAGGAAGGTCTGACAAACCCAGAGCTGATCCGCATTGCGTGATCGAGACCAGACGAAGACGGGTCGCCCCGCCGTTAAGCCTCGAGACGTTGCTGCGCATCCACTGCGTGCAACAGTGGTCCGGGCTGAACGATCCGGCGATGGAAGAGGCGCTGCACGACGTTTCGCTGTACCGGGAGTCGCCAAGCTCGACTCGAACTCGGCGCGAATGCTGCCCTTCTTCCCTTTGCCGCGCTCGGTTACTAAGTCCGCTTCGATGAAGGGATTGAGCCGTCGGCGCAGGTCCGGTCGAATCGCCACGTGCCACTTCGGGGCCACCAGTCCCGGGGCTGCATCAAGGCCTGAAGTCTGCCTTCATGCCGAAGTACCAGTTCTTGCCCTTCTCCGTCTGCCTCACCTCAGGGTCGTGCCCTCCGTCGGCGTTCTTTGTCGAACTTGGCGCGGAGATCAGCGTGGTGTCCCACCGCCGTGCCGGTGCGCAGCAGCAGACCATTGGCCTACCGCATGTCATTGACCAAGCGCAGCATGTCAGGCGCGAGGGTCATGTCTTACGACCTTCCTCAGTTAGGACTATTAAGTGCCGCTCCTTGAGTCTGTCTGAGATCACGGTCGAACTGGAATCCACGATAGCCGTCCTCCACGATCTCCTCGCAGTATCGTCGATAAGGGCCCATTCCGCCGGCATACGGAGTGAATCTCGACGATTTGCCGGTCACATTTTTCCCTGTGTACCATGAGTCGGTGAGCGGGTAAAGCGTCGAATTGGCGATCTCGTCGACCATATCGGTCCAACTGCACTCTGCTTCGACGTCGGGTTCAATGGTTTGCTTTCCATCCCGTTCCATCGACGCAATACAATCGGCAATCCATTCCACGTGCTGCTCAATCGACACGATCATGTTGACGAGTACGCACGGGCTACCCGGTCCAGTGATCGTAAAGAGATTCGGGAATCCCTCCATCATCAGACCCAGATAACTCTGCGGCCACCCCTGCCACTTACGCCGCAACGATCTTCCATTGCGCCCGCATATGTCCATCCTCAGAAGAGGTCCGGTGATCGCGTCATATCCCGTGGCGAAGACCAATACGTCAAGATCGTAGTCTTTGTTGAGCGTCCTTACGCCAGTGGTCGTGATAGATTCGATCGGTGATGTGCGCACGTCGACCAAGCTAACATTGTCCTGATTGAAGATCTGATAATAACCAGCATCAACACACAAACGCTTTGTCCCGAGTGGGTATCCCCGCGGCACAAGCAACTCGGCGGTCTCCGGGTCCTTCACTGTCTCACGAATTTTGCGTTCGACGAACTCAGCAGCTGTCCTGTTCGATTTTATGTCGAGCAACAGATCGCTGTAGCTGAGGACAAAGCAGAAGCCGGCGCCATTCCATGCGGCTTCAAAGTTTCGCTCGCGCGAGCGGTCCGTATCCTCAATGGCTTTCTTTTCGTTCCCGACGTAGGGAATGCCAACCTTAGAGTATCGGCAATGTGCGCGTATGCTGCGATAGTTGGATTTGGCCTCGGCAAGCTCTTCCGGATTGAGGGGGGCATTGCATGACGGCACGCTGTAATTCGGAGTTCTCTGGAAGATCGTCAGGTGCCCGACGGATTGCGCAATCGCTGAGGAGAACTGGATGCCCGTCGAGCCTGTGCCGATAACTCCAACTCGTTTCCCTGTTGGATCCACCGGTTCATGCGGCCAGTTCCCGGTGTGATACCAGGAGCCTTTGAATTCGTTGAGTCCCGGAAAGTCCGGCACGATGCCCGCCGATAGGCATCCGACCGCTGAAATCAGGAACCGCGCACGTGCGCACGTGCCATCGCTTGAGATAACTTCCCACTGGTTCGATGTTTCATCAAACATCGCCGCAGTGACCGTCATGCAAAAGCGGATGTCACGCCGCAGATCGAAGCGATCAGCCACATGCTTGGCGTATTCCAGGATCTCAGGTTGCGCGGCGTAGCGTTCGGTCCAGTTCCATTCTTGTTCAAGTTCCGGAGAGAAGGAATACGAGTAGCTCAAACTTTCGATGTCGCATCTGCAACCCGGGTATCGATTCCAATACCATGTGCCACCGACGTCGTCTCCTCGCTCGTAGACGCACACACGCATTCCGAGTTGACGCAGCCGATAGAGCATGTACATTCCGGCGAAGCCGGCACCGATGACGATGGCATCGTACTGGGTGTTTGAGCCGCTCTGAGCGGGTCTTGACTCAATCAAAGCGGTTTCCACTTGCGATCCTTTCGAGATGCGTGCGCGGTGTGTTGCTTAGTTCTTTGGGAACTTCGACTCCTTTGTGAGTCCCCAGCCCTGCAACAGTCCCGTTACATAATGGGTCTCTACCATACGGCGACTGATGGCCCATCGCCCGGCCCGACGTTGGAATTCGTCCAGATACGTTGCCGCCAAGATGATAGGTCGTCCGCTTGCCTCGGTCCCGTGCATGTTCACTTCGGAAATGCCTGTGGCGCGGTCGCCATCGACTTTCAGAAGTAGATTGGTTGTGAAATGCCAGGTTTCAGGTATGGCAACAACAACTTGGTCGTACACGCGGCGGATTTCGTCCGCACCGCGGAAGTCTCCGAATAGGCCAGGCATCAAGTATTCGGCGTCTTCATGGAAGACCGATAGCAGAAGATTGACATCATGTCGGTCCCATCCAAGTGCGTATCCGGATACGAGATCCCGAATTGCGTCTTTCGACTCCAACACATCGAGCCTTTGCTCGGCGGTGAGTTCGCCAAACTTGGTCATTTAGTCCACCTCGTGTTTTTGGTTACATTAATCCGCGTGGGATAACAAGCCCATTAGCCCAAGCAGTGCGTCACTTCTCGATGCAGCGTCCACCCGTAAACCGCGGACTACGAACGGTATCTTCCGACCACGTTCCACATAATCATGAAGGACACGCGACATGGGCCGCCCCTCTCTAAGGGGGTGGCTTTGGGGGGAGAGTTGGCGCCACTCGGTCGCATCCGATGTAGGGAACTGGAATCGGTCGTTGAGTCCCCGCCTCTGTGGAGCAGAGGACGCCGTGCCCCCTCAATAACATCTCTTCTGGGAGGGGGCGGCGTCGGACGGTGCGTACGCTACCTTTGTTCGACGCTCCCCCTCGCGCCAATTAGGCTCCGACGTGCACGCGTGTCTTTGGTATGTCAAACCGTTGAACTGACGTCGCTCGTCACGCCGACACTCCGCTATCGGAAGTAAAACCTCCCTTACCCCCCCTTCCAGAAGGTTGCGCGCAAGCATGTATGAACGAAGATTGAAGCGTACACGGCTGGAAGCGCGCTTCTCGCCGCACAAAGTAGCTGATCCCCCTAGATAACAGGGTCGAGCTTGTGTCCGTATGGCGTACTTCCCTAGAGGCTTGTTCTTTGAACGAACGACGCCGAGTAAGGAGCCGTTGTAGCTGTTGAATTAATTCGGTATAAAAAGAATGCTAGCCTAAACATGGCATCACTTCTCAGCGGCGCCCTCTTGGCTCCAGGCAGCGGATTTTCATACTCTGGCTAACATGCGCTGCGCGCTGAGGGTCGTTTATAGGACGTTATCGTGAGCACACAAGCCAACGACGCTTTTGAGCTGCGCTTCCAATCGCTCTTCAACGAGGAGCGTAGGTTGGCATTCCCTTGCAACATAGCTGGCCAAGTCGACATGGATGCCTTGAGCAGGTCGGCACTTATTAACTATCTCTACGCACGCGCGCTAGTGGGACGTGAATTTTTTATGCCATCCGTTGAGGATCGTGCGCCTCTATGCAGCCCGGTCTGATCGCGGCACCCAGTGCTGGTGGTGTCGACGCATCCTGATACAGGACTACCAGACTTCCCGTGTTCGGCTCGTCCGTATGCGGACTTACCGCGTAGCTAGTGGCTCCTTTGATGCCCTGGCACTCGCCAGTGTCGCGCGTACCGTTGGGGCGGACATATTCGGAGGGTTCGGTGATCTGCATCCGACGCAGTCCCCCGGCAAATTCTCTGCGTGACGTGCGCATGTTTATGGTCGGCAGCGAGCTCGGGCTGCAAAACCGTCACTGTGTTGATCTCCTCCTCTTCGCGGCTTCTACGATTTAAGCGCCGGTGACCTCCCGCTGTTCGATATGCAGGTGTGTCAACGTTTGTATGTGCACGCGGAAGCTCGCTTACCACCATGCGGCACACACGTTTGTAGGGCGCCATCTGCTTAGGCACGCGAAGGGTTGGATCGTCGCTGCCAGCGGGAAGGCTTGTGGGCCGCGAGGTGCAGCCGGCTGGGCACCACGGCGGTGCCACCGCCTCGTGCTCGATAAGGGCTGCTCTACAGCTTGAACGGGCTGATGCGGTAGTCGGACGCCATAAACACGCCGTCGGAACGACGACGAACGTGATGCAGCTTTCGGGGTCCGCACGCCGCGACTTCGCTCGCGTGGTAGCGGTCGTTGCGCATCGCCTCGTCAGTCTTCTCGGTGCTGTCCCGGTTGCCGATGCTCGCAGAGCACGATGCCGGCGTTGCCCACGTTGGCCTTCTCATCGAGGGCTCAAACGAGGGGCGTTTGTGGGTGCGGAGCTAGATTGCGCCTGGCTTTCCATCCCCCCCTTCAACCTCCCCTTCGGGGGGGCGCGTGATCAAAAGCTCGATGGGACCATAAAACACTCAGCGCCAATGGCGTGAGCTGTCTGAACAGAGAGAGTCGTCGGAGTTGCTCATTTTCTCGGGGATGTGATGGGTAGAAATGACCTAAGGCACCGGCTCGCCCGTTTCACTCTAGGCAACCGATGGACAATCCTGGTTGCCATGGCGTTGATCACGACCTTCTTCGCCGTCGGCATGACCAAGGTCGAGATCCGGACGATCTTCTCGGACCTCTTTCCCAAGGATCACCCCTTCGTTCAGGTCTTC
This portion of the Methylibium petroleiphilum PM1 genome encodes:
- a CDS encoding acetyl-CoA hydrolase/transferase family protein — its product is MAQRIAAVGARRITPKEAAGLVTSGMWLDYGASLCQPDVFDAELAQRMEELRSVKIRACLTMRPRAVLEADPTGDHFVWINLHFSGYDRRKHDAGIANYLPVNLGEIPDYYRRFIDPVDIVILKTCPMDADGYFNLSAASFWHRALIERARMVIVEESSGLPHVMGEQTGVHISEVDYIIRGDDAPAAELPNPPPTDVDRAVARLIISEIEDGSCLQIGIGGMPNAVCSLLRESPVKDLGIHTEMLTDGIIDLYRDGRITGARKQLNPGKIACTFALGSRHLYDTIDRNADFHFCPVDYTNLPHIIMQNDRVLAINNTTQIDLQGQAASESDGHRHISGTGGQLQFVRGAYASKGGKSFICLASTYDKRGERRSRIVPSLTQCNIVTTPRTDMMYVATEYGMVNLKGRSVAERARALISIAHPDFREALEREAYENRLIPSGYF
- a CDS encoding flavin-containing monooxygenase — translated: METALIESRPAQSGSNTQYDAIVIGAGFAGMYMLYRLRQLGMRVCVYERGDDVGGTWYWNRYPGCRCDIESLSYSYSFSPELEQEWNWTERYAAQPEILEYAKHVADRFDLRRDIRFCMTVTAAMFDETSNQWEVISSDGTCARARFLISAVGCLSAGIVPDFPGLNEFKGSWYHTGNWPHEPVDPTGKRVGVIGTGSTGIQFSSAIAQSVGHLTIFQRTPNYSVPSCNAPLNPEELAEAKSNYRSIRAHCRYSKVGIPYVGNEKKAIEDTDRSRERNFEAAWNGAGFCFVLSYSDLLLDIKSNRTAAEFVERKIRETVKDPETAELLVPRGYPLGTKRLCVDAGYYQIFNQDNVSLVDVRTSPIESITTTGVRTLNKDYDLDVLVFATGYDAITGPLLRMDICGRNGRSLRRKWQGWPQSYLGLMMEGFPNLFTITGPGSPCVLVNMIVSIEQHVEWIADCIASMERDGKQTIEPDVEAECSWTDMVDEIANSTLYPLTDSWYTGKNVTGKSSRFTPYAGGMGPYRRYCEEIVEDGYRGFQFDRDLRQTQGAALNSPN
- a CDS encoding nuclear transport factor 2 family protein, which translates into the protein MTKFGELTAEQRLDVLESKDAIRDLVSGYALGWDRHDVNLLLSVFHEDAEYLMPGLFGDFRGADEIRRVYDQVVVAIPETWHFTTNLLLKVDGDRATGISEVNMHGTEASGRPIILAATYLDEFQRRAGRWAISRRMVETHYVTGLLQGWGLTKESKFPKN